One Astyanax mexicanus isolate ESR-SI-001 chromosome 3, AstMex3_surface, whole genome shotgun sequence genomic region harbors:
- the top3a gene encoding DNA topoisomerase 3-alpha codes for MNIITAALYRVTAQSRFCRLISSSMIRRTQIKKVLCVAEKNDAAKGIAEIMSSGRARRREGLSVYNKIYEYEYNLFGQNVTVNMTSVSGHLLALEFKAHFQKWHSCNPVLLFDAEVEKYCPENYVQIKRTLEKEARQCQALIIWTDCDREGENIGFEVINVCKAVKANIQVFRARFSEITPNSIRRACETLTEPDINVSDAVDVRQELDLRIGAAFTRFQTLRLQKIFPDSLANQLISYGSCQFPTLGFVVERFKAIQAFIPETFFKIKVVHEPSEDECVEFSWKRNRLFNHTACLVLYQMCMEEPLATVLSVTSKPKSKWRPLPLDTVELEKLASRKLKISAKETMKIAEKLYTQGFISYPRTETNMFPTNLNLVPLVEQQTQDSNWGPFAQGILESGGPTPRNGNKSDQAHPPIHPTKYTNSLQGNEKRLYEFIVRHFLACCSKDAQGQEVIVDIDIAEEKFSASGLTIIARNYLDVYPYEKWFNKVIPLYTANTTFQPSAIEMVEGQTSPPQLLTEADLIALMEKHGIGTDATHAEHIETIKSRMYVGLTADQRFLPGELGMGLVEGYNSMGYEMSKPDLRAELEADLKLVSEGRKDKASVLRHHVAKYKAVFIESARKAKKLDEALSNYLGQAQEYTEQEEQELEMPLPVRKCPQCNRDMVLRKRKDSTGKFLSCLGYPACKAAVWFPDTVLEVSRDDSVCPTCRPHPVHMLKFKFKRGSLPPGMDLEFVGCIGGCDETLREVLNLKYLRGGGSGGDSGIQVIQRTASRQPNAPRNNNTALQSRSENRPPPPRPSADSSRPPLTNPAQSRPMQLPSSDQSNAVVCNCGVDALLLTVRKEGPNQGRQFYKCNTGNCKFFLWADESAEQHGSAGSRGPAGQSFQPSRPSVGFGNGPQERHGSRGAAGDTGGEAMCNCNEPAVQRTVMKDGPNKGRAFHTCGKPRDQQCGFFQWADENVPPAAVRSTTGGGDNSTWNGSKKTGVSSSKAPAAKRPRTCGICHQPGHTRTTCPQGR; via the exons ATGAACATTATTACTGCAGCTCTGTACCGAGTCACAGCTCAGAGTCGCTTCTGCAGGCTTATATCCAGCAGTATGATCAGGAGAACACAGATTAAGAAGGTTCTGTGTGTGGCTGAAAAGAATGATGCAGCTAAAGGCATTGCAGAGATCATGTCCAGTGGGAGAGCCAGGAGG agaGAAGGGCTGTCGGTCTACAATAAAATATACGAGTATGAATATAATCTTTTTGGACAG AATGTAACTGTTAATATGACATCTGTGTCTGGACATCTTCTCGCACTTGAATTCAAAGCCCATTTTCAGAAATG GCACAGCTGTAATCCAGTCTTGCTGTTTGATGCAGAAGTGGAAAAGTACTGCCCTGAGAACTATGTGCAAATTAAG AGGACCTTGGAGAAAGAGGCTAGACAGTGCCAGGCTCTGATCATCTGGACTGACTGTGATCGAGAAGGAGAAAACATAGGCTTTGAGGTCATTAATGTCTGCAAGGCTG TGAAGGCAAACATCCAAGTGTTCCGTGCTCGGTTTTCTGAGATTACTCCAAACTCCATCAGAAGAGCCTGTGAGACGCTGACTGAGCCTGATATTAATGTCAGTGATGCAGTGGATGTTAGACAGGAGCTTGATCTGCGAATTG GAGCAGCATTTACAAGGTTTCAGACTTTACGGCTACAGAAGATCTTTCCAGACTCTCTTGCGAATCAGCTGATTAGCTATGGAAGCTGCCAGTTTCCTACCCTTGGTTTTGTGGTGGAGAGATTTAAAGCAATTCAAGCCTTCATCCCTGAgaccttttttaaaattaaag TGGTTCATGAGCCTAGTGAGGACGAGTGCGTGGAGTTCAGCTGGAAAAGAAATCGTCTGTTTAACCACACAGCTTGTCTTGTGCTCTACCAGATGTGCATGGAG GAACCCCTGGCAACAGTGCTTTCTGTAACAAGTAAACCTAAAAGCAAATGGAGGCCATTACCTCTTGACACTGTG GAACTTGAGAAGCTAGCCTCAAGGAAATTGAAGATAAGCGCCAAAGAGACAATGAAGATAGCTGAAAAACTCTACACTCAAGG GTTTATCAGTTATCCTCGTACTGAGACCAACATGTTTCCCACGAACCTGAACTTGGTTCCGCTGGTTGAGCAACAGACTCAAGACAGCAACTGGGGGCCATTTGCACAAGGCATTTTGGAGAGCGGTGGGCCCACACCTCGAAATGGAAACAAATCGGACCAGGCCCATCCTCCCATTCACCCCACCAAATACACTAATAGTCTACAG GGAAACGAGAAGCGTCTGTACGAGTTTATTGTCCGTCACTTCTTGGCCTGTTGCTCTAAAGATGCACAGGGCCAGGAGGTGATCGTGGACATCGACATCGCTGAGGAGAAGTTCTCTGCCAGTGGGCTCACGATCATCGCCAGGAACTATTTGGATGTTTACCCATATGAAAAGTGGTTCAACAAG GTTATTCCATTATATACGGCCAACACAACGTTCCAGCCTTCAGCCATTGAGATGGTGGAAGGACAGACCAGCCCACCTCAACTTCTGACGGAAGCTGACTTGATCGCTCTAATGGAGAAGCATGGCATTG GCACTGATGCCACACACGCAGAGCACATCGAAACTATCAAGAGCCGCATGTATGTGGGTCTAACAGCAGATCAGAGGTTCCTCCCTGGAGAGCTCGGGATGGGCCTGGTTGAGG GTTATAATTCTATGGGCTATGAAATGTCTAAACCGGACCTGAGGGCAGAACTGGAGGCTGACCTGAAGCTCGTGTCTGAAGGGCGAAAGGACAAGGCATCGGTCCTCAGACATCATGTAGCAAAATACAAGGCTGTTTTTATAGAGTCTGCCAGGAAGGcaaaaaa ATTGGATGAAGCACTGTCCAATTATTTGGGCCAGGCCCAGGAGTATACCGAGCAGGAGGAACAAGAATTAGAGATGCCTCTTCCAGTACGGAAGTGTCCGCAGTGCAACCGGGACATGGTTTTAAGAAAGAGGAAGGACAGCACAGG GAAGTTTCTGTCGTGTCTGGGCTACCCAGCCTGTAAGGCAGCAGTGTGGTTTCCAGATACAGTGCTGGAGGTCAGCAGAGATGACAGCGTCTGTCCAACGTGTCGCCCACATCCTGTCCACAT GCTGAAGTTCAAGTTCAAGAGGGGAAGTCTTCCTCCAGGGATGGATCTCGAGTTTGTCGGCTGCATCGGTGGCTGTGATGAGACCCTAAGAGAGGTTTTGAATCTGAAGTATCTCCGTGGAGGCGGCAGTGGAGGAGATTCTGGCATTCAAGTTATTCAACGTACAGCTTCACGTCAACCAAATGCACCTAGAAACAATAATACAGCACTTCAGTCCAGGTCTGAGAACAGACCTCCACCTCCCAGACCCAGCGCAGACAGTAGCAGACCCCCACTGACCAATCCCGCACAGTCAAGGCCCATGCAGCTGCCGTCTTCTGACCAGAGCAATGCTGTGGTGTGTAACTGTGGAGTGGACGCGCTTCTCCTCACAGTTCGGAAAGAGGGTCCCAACCAAGGCCGTCAGTTCTACAAGTGCAATACGGGGAACTGTAAGTTCTTCCTGTGGGCGGATGAGTCGGCTGAGCAGCACGGGTCAGCAGGGAGCAGAGGACCAGCTGGTCAAAGTTTTCAACCTTCAAGACCTTCTGTTGGATTTGGAAATGGGCCTCAGGAGAGGCATGGCAGCAGAGGAGCAGCAGGAGATACAGGAGGAGAGGCGATGTGTAACTGTAACGAACCTGCTGTCCAAAGAACCGTCATGAAAGATGGGCCAAACAAGGGAAGAGCGTTCCATACCTGCGGGAAACCACGGGATCAGCAGTGTGGCTTCTTTCAATGGGCGGATGAAAACGTGCCTCCAG CTGCTGTAAGAAGCACAACAGGTGGAGGAGACAACAGTACGTGGAATGGCAGTAAGAAGACTGGAGTTTCTTCAAGTAAAGCTCCTGCTGCCAAAAGGCCGAGGACTTGTGGAATTTGTCATCAGCCAGGCCACACACGGACCACCTGTCCACAGGGCCGGTGA